A single window of Colletotrichum destructivum chromosome 9, complete sequence DNA harbors:
- a CDS encoding Putative SKP1/BTB/POZ domain superfamily protein: MSPLPEQGTPALTEMDRRGDVVFVVGSAGDDTPARSFRVCSRTMARVSPVFDRMLFGHFAESKSAAADAANAANAMDLLSFPGTPGGGGAAAPTAKEWTVHLRDDRPEAFDLFAGIAHGQYRRVPRSLSVDRLYELTVLTHYYDATPALTPWLQGWVAGVGEGNHSAEMSSGHVAGRDGELVMPKVLWIAWELGHKQLFEGTARRLVMESCGSLFGEESGLGELSMPPDVIERVAAIRTETIRSIMDVFRDLVSKLVLVDEGPRWCRHASYMGPHRCESMILGSLTFCLTRAGLWPVPAAEDVEESVLTLYSTLMNLVIHDIGRPSVDGRGGGSGSSSSGVVDHAECNPRGFLMERIKNILAEVGSPVSEGHRKHLDRQIQRLLV; this comes from the exons ATGTCGCCGCTTCCGGAACAAGGCACCCCGGCACTCACGGAGATGGATCGGAGGGgggacgtcgtcttcgtcgtcgggtccgccggcgacgacacaCCGGCCCGGAGCTTCCGCGTGTGTTCCCGGACCATGGCCCGCGTGTCGCCCGTTTTCGACCGGATGCTATTCGGCCATTTTGCGGAATCCAagtcggcggccgccgacgccgctaacgccgccaacgccatggATCTCCTCTCGTTTCCCGGGAcacccggcggcggcggcgccgccgccccaaCGGCCAAGGAGTGGACCGTCCACCTCCGCGACGACCGGCCAGAGGCGTTCGACCTCTTCGCGGGCATCGCGCACGGCCAGTACCGGCGGGTACCGCGCAGCCTGTCGGTGGACCGGCTATACGAGCTGACAGTGCTGACGCACTACTACGAcgcgacgccggcgctgACGCCCTGGCTGCAGGGGTGGGTGGCGGGCGTCGGGGAGGGCAACCACAGCGCCGAGATGAGCAGCGGCCACGTCGCGGGGCGGGACGGGGAGCTGGTGATGCCCAAGGTGCTGTGGATCGCGTGGGAGCTGGGTCACAAGCAGCTGTTCGAGGGGACGGCGCGAAGGCTGGTGATGGAGAGCTGCGGGAGCCTGTTTGGGGAGGAGAGCGGGCTTGGGGAGCTGAGCATGCCGCCGGATGTCATTG AACGCGTGGCGGCCATCCGCACCGAGACGATCCGGTCCATCATGGACGTTTTCCGCGACCTGGTGTCGAAGCtggtgctcgtcgacgaagggCCGCGGTGGTGCCGGCACGCGTCGTACATGGGACCGCACCGGTGCGAGAGCATGATCCTGGGGAGCCTGACGTTCTGCCTGACGCGGGCGGGGCTctggccggtgccggcggccgaggacgtcgaggagagcGTGCTGACGCTGTACTCGACGCTGATGAACCTCGTGATCCACGACATCGGGCGGCCGTCGGTGGATGGTAGGGGGGGTGGTAGCGGCTCGTCGTCATCTGGGGTGGTGGACCACGCCGAGTGTAACCCGCGCGGGTTCCTGATGGAGCGGATCAAGAACATCCTGGCCGAGGTGGGGAGTCCCGTGTCCGAGGGCCACCGGAAGCATCTGGACCGGCAGATTCAGAGACTGCTTGTTTGA
- a CDS encoding Putative chloramphenicol acetyltransferase-like domain superfamily has translation MSNPPPPSGDNAPSLDTVVHTLSPFDQAAPRFKCLLRSFVFRLSKLPSDEEFATIKCNILERLEADKPGSNQSRRSSSPVLLTSEDYADDFCRIKHRDSYSGLTAAFIQDSGFPPLPSRDANNNYFFPEGKQPAMTLQADFLTGQDTCYLILSFAVLGTLADNASLDLIYKAFGVGLPPGDRPFSCVELNPLNHRLELSLYRPARPSTVNRIPEWKGRRMQRIRPENLSASPVNVIFAISSGSVDDLVYLVNEYLKGKSKLKMDHDICVAAWCWVAITEARVWRLDPRAETCFGISVNCRSKLRPPLPVTFFGNMTLKAFARTTVGTPLPPCCDPARFHRTKSPVEIIAAAALLLREAIDSLNHEYICRRLWALSGATVSAIRNVSRSSNRKTRSNNEGVQFTPLSDFAAEMDFGIPLTAGGGLPIHCRQPAGLQEGVVYLLPRNASDGSNAS, from the exons ATGTCGAATCCCCCTCCACCGAGTGGGGACAACGCGCCCTCACTCGATACAGTAGTCCATACTCTCAGTCCTTTCGATCAGGCCG CACCTCGTTTCAAATGCCTCCTGAGATCGTTCGTTTTCCGCCTCTCCAAGCTCCCCAGCGACGAAGAGTTCGCCACTATAAAGTGCAACATACTCGAAAGGCTCGAAGCC GACAAGCCCGGTTCCAACCAATCTCGGCGGTCGTCTTCACCGGTCCTTTTGACGTCTGAGGACTACGCCGACGATTTTTGCAGAATCAAGCACCGAGATTCATATTCTGGCCTGACGGCAGCATTCATCCAGGATAGCGGTTTTCCGCCGTTGCCCTCGCGTGACGCAAACAACAACTACTTTTTTCCGGAAGGCAAACAGCCTGCCATGACCCTTCAGGCCGACTTTCTTACTGGCCAGGACACTTGTTATCTCATTCTTTCTTTTGCCGTCCTTGGTACCCTGGCCGACAATGCGTCTCTGGACTTGATCTACAAGGCCTTCGGCGTAGGTCTACCCCCAGGTGACCGGCCCTTCTCTTGCGTAGAACTCAATCCCCTCAACCACCGGTTGGAACTCAGCCTGTACCGGCCCGCAAGACCCTCGACCGTCAATCGCATTCCCGAGTGGAAGGGCAGAAGGATGCAACGTATTAGACCAGAAAATCTCTCGGCAAGTCCTGTGAATGTCATCTTCGCCATATCATCCGGTTCCGTGGACGATCTGGTCTATCTGGTCAACGAATACCTCAAAGGAAAATCCAAGCTTAAAATGGATCACGATATCTGTGTGGCCGCCTGGTGCTGGGTTGCCATTACGGAAGCCAGGGTATGGCGACTCGACCCCAGGGCCGAGACATGCTTTGGCATTTCCGTCAACTGCCGGTCAAAGCTGAGGCCACCCTTGCCGGTAACCTTCTTTGGTAACATGACGCTTAAAGCATTCGCCAGGACCACCGTTGGGAC ACCACTTCCGCCCTGCTGTGACCCAGCCCGATTCCACCGAACCAAGTCGCCGGTCGAAATCATCGCTGCAGCTGCGCTCTTGCTCCGCGAGGCCATCGATTCGCTCAACCACGAGTACATTTGTCGGCGACTCTGGGCTCTTTCTGGAGCTACAGTCAGTGCCATCAGAAATGTGAGTCGTTCTTCCAACCGAAAGACGCGCAGCAACAACGAGGGCGTCCAGTTCACCCCCCTTTCCGACTTTGCTGCCGAAATGGACTTTGGCATACCTCTCACCGCAGGCGGTGGCCTCCCTATACACTGTCGTCAACCAGCGGGCCTCCAGGAAGGAGTCGTCTACCTACTCCCCCGCAACGCAAGTGATGGGAGCAATGCGTCGTAG
- a CDS encoding Putative mitochondrial carrier protein has product MAAAKSPQTELPTFSPVDYGKFFGAGALAATLTHGAATPIDVVKTRIQVDDAMKGLNMLKAGRTIVAKEGASALLTGFGPTAVGYLVQGGGKFAGYEFFKKKFITLAGGPDKAVDRRTAIYLGASATAEVFADVLLCPLEATRIRLVSQRNYASGLVPGFARLAREEGFRGFYSGFVPLLFKQVPYAVGQFSVHEAAVEVIYRAMGPEKKAKMTQLQSTGVELASGVVAGVAAAVLSHPADTLLSAINKGAGDPNQGATSRMIQLAKEFGPKRLLLTGLGPRIVMTCGLVAGQFVIYAQCKTLVGAPAGIEIHKEQSL; this is encoded by the exons atggccgccgcaaAATCACCACAAACGGAGCTCCCGACCTTCTCCCCCGTCGACTATGGAAAATTCTTCGGagccggcgccctcgcggcGACTCTCACCCACGGT GCCGCAACGCccatcgacgtcgtcaagacgcgcatccaggtcgacgacgccatgaAGGGCCTCAACAtgctcaaggccggccgcaccatcgtcgccaaggagggcgcCTCCGCCCTGCTCACCGGCTTCGGCcccaccgccgtcggctacctcgtccagggcggcggcaagtTCGCCGGCTACGAGTTCTTCAAGAAGAAGTTCatcaccctcgccggcgggcccgacaaggccgtcgacaGGCGCACCGCCATCTACctcggcgccagcgccaccgccgaggtcTTCGCCGACGTCCTGCTCTGCCCCCTCGAGGCCACCCGCATCCGCCTCGTCTCCCAGCGCAACTACGCCTCCGGCCTGGTCCCCGGAttcgcccgcctcgcccgcgAGGAAGGGTTCCGCGGCTTCTACTCGGGCTTCGTGCCCCTGCTGTTCAAGCAGGTGCCCTACGCCGTCGGCCAGTTCTCCGtccacgaggccgccgtcgaggtcatCTACCGCGCCATGGGCCctgagaagaaggccaagatgACCCAGCTGCAGTCCACGGGGGTCGAGCTGgcctcgggcgtcgtcgccggtgtcgccgccgccgtgctaTCCCACCCGGCCGACACGCTGCTGTCCGCCATCAAcaagggcgccggcgaccccAACCAGGGCGCCACGAGCCGCATGATCCAGCTCGCCAAGGAGTTTGGCCCAAAGCGCCTGCTGCTGACGGGCCTGGGTCCCCGTATCGTCATGACCTGCGGTCTGGTCGCCGGCCAGTTTGTCATTTACGCGCAGTGCAAGACGCTGGTTGGTGCGCCGGCCGGCATTGAGATTCACAAGGAACAGTCTCTGTAG
- a CDS encoding Putative Beta galactosidase small chain/ domain 5, glycoside hydrolase, family 2 yields MSDISDQISDDYVNISSETDLHLSVYMEKLGRHRRLHSSSSDASSSESLSLTTARDAPTHTFPKNLPDWSNLKVIHRGTLPPRSYFFLYNNEEDALTRDTSKSKSKLLSGKWKFHLTTSPFHEPRDFYKTDFDTSEWDDIVVPGMWQCQGYGKGPQYTNLNFPWPVDAPNIPYDDNECGRHVTTFQVGDDFADHQLRLRFEGVDSAFTVWVNGKEVGYSQGARNPSEFDVTDLVKIGEDNVLAVEVYQRCDGTYLEDQDQWWLSGIFRDVYLHAFPKFHPVDYHVHTLLDDDYKDATLRVDIELERGAYVDMKLLDADGELVAKDMQIFDRHNSFNIRVKNPHKWTAETPYLYTLVLNFKNCSLVQRVGFRRTELIKGVFCINGDPVKFRGVNRHEHNPDSGRAVPYEFLKHDLLLMKHFNVNGIRTSHYINDPRLYDLADELGIWILNEADLECHGFGVLGNNAGDWASNNPDWREAYEDRARQMVQRDKNHASIILWSLGNESFYGSNHQHMYDVIKSIDKSRLVHYEGDGGARTADIYSRMYASANDIVNQASERDWSKPLVLCEYIHAMGNGPGGIKEYIDAFYKYPRLMGGFVWEWANHGLRTKNEEGEEYMAYGGDFGDVPNDYNFVFDGLCFAEHTPTPGLVEYGKAIEPVQTLDIKDNEVTIINRYDFISLDHLTATWHIVADGMVIGGDQEVDIPKGIKPHTEALLKIKGLPKNLTAEAYLHIDFALAHDTNWAKAGHRVAFGQLPLSKPPSMAAILSSLSNPFVDPVPHVTQASPSLLAITSSTGRSTWSLDLQLGTITSWRKAARPHLELLTEPPYMDFYRALTDNDRGGRFGQNWQDRRLHQTRHSVKRVAWRKEKRGLVVDVHSRIAPPVLAWAVDTWTTFTFHGEAVYIKVKGKPNGPLLPDTFARVGLTLGLSGVEEVAWWGRGPGESYRDKKMSQAFGNWAQTVDDLFVDYEFPQDGGNRTDVRWVEFRGRLPEGDDDNGGDDGNGNDNGNEEKPVERLIRARFGDLEGASFSAMHYTTTDLDECTHPYELHKRKREDTIVRLDWAHHGLGTGSCGPATLPQYELRTRDFEFELVLD; encoded by the exons ATGTCCGACATCTCCGATCAAATCTCGGATGACTACGTCAACATCTCATCCGAGACCGACCTCCATCTGAGCGTCTACATGGAAAAGCtgggccgccatcgccgtctgcATAGCTCGTCAAGTGACGCCTCATCCAGCGAGAGCCTGTCACTCACCACCGCCCGCGACGCTCCCACGCACACCTTTCCCAAGAACCTGCCGGACTGGAGCAACCTCAAGGTGATCCATCGTGGCACCCTGCCGCCACGGAGCTACTTCTTCCTGTACAACAATGAAGAGGACGCCCTGACTAGGGACAcctccaagtccaagtccaagcTGCTGTCCGGAAAGTGGAAGTTCCACCTGACCACATCACCCTTCCATGAGCCCCGCGACTTTTACAAGACCGACTTTGACACGTCTGAATgggacgacatcgtcgtccccGGCATGTGGCAGTGCCAGGGATACGGCAAGGGCCCACAGTACACCAACCTCAACTTCCCCTGGCCCGTCGACGCTCCCAACATCCCATACGATGACAACGAGTGCGGCCGACACGTGACGACGTTCCAGGTCGGAGATGACTTTGCCGACCACCAGCTGAGGCTCCGCTTCGAGGGCGTCGATTCCGCCTTCACCGTCTGGGTCAACGGCAAGGAGGTCGGCTACTCCCAGGGCGCCCGCAACCCCAGCGAGTTCGACGTCACGGACCTCGTCAAGATCGGCGAGGACAAcgtgctcgccgtcgaggtctACCAGAGGTGCGACGGCACCTACCtcgaggaccaggaccagTGGTGGCTCAGCGGCATCTTCAGGGACGTCTACCTGCACGCCTTTCCCAAGTTCCACCCAGTCGACTACCACGTCCACACTCTCCTCGATGACGACTACAAGGACGCCACCCTCCGGGTCGACATCGAGCTGGAGCGCGGCGCCTACGTCGACATgaagctcctcgacgccgacggcgagctcgttGCCAAGGACATGCAGATCTTTGACCGTCACAACAGCTTCAACATTCGCGTCAAGAACCCGCACAAGTGGACCGCCGAGACTCCCTATCTGTACACCCTCGTGCTCAATTTCAAAAACTGCAGCCTGGTCCAGCGCGTCGGCTTCCGTCGCACCGAGCTCATCAAGGGCGTCTTCTGCATCAATGGTGACCCAGTCAAATTCCGCGGCGTCAACCGCCACGAGCATAACCCGGATTCGGGCCGCGCCGTGCCCTATGAGTTTCTCAAGCACGACTTGCTGCTGATGAAGCATTTCAACGTCAACGGCATCCGCACCTCCCACTACATCAACGACCCGCGCTTgtacgacctcgccgacgagctcggcatcTGGATCCTTAACGAGGCCGATCTCGAGTGCCACGGcttcggcgtcctcggcaacaacgccggcgacTGGGCCTCTAACAACCCGGACTGGCGCGAGGCCTACGAGGACCGCGCGCGGCAGATGGTCCAGCGCGACAAGAACCACGCCTCCATCATCCTGTGGTCCCTCGGCAACGAGTCCTTCTACGGCTCCAACCACCAGCACATGTACGACGTCATCAAGAGCATCGACAAGTCCCGTCTCGTCCACTACGagggtgacggcggcgcccgcaCTGCTGATATCTACAGCCGCATGTACGCCTCCGCCAACGACATCGTCAACCAGGCCTCCGAGAGGGACTGGAGCAAGCCGCTCGTGCTGTGCGAGTACATCCACGCCATGGGCAACGGGCCTGGCGGCATCAAGGAGTACATCGATGCTTTCTACAAGTACCCGCGTCTCATGGGAGGGTTCGTGTGGGAGTGGGCCAACCAT GGCCTTCGCACCAAGAATGAAGAGGGTGAGGAGTACATGGCCTACGGCGGCGACTTTGGCGACGTGCCCAACGACTACAATTTCGTCTTTGACGGACTCTGTTTCGCCGAGCATACCCCGACGCCCGGCCTGGTCGAGTAtggcaaggccatcgagccGGTGCAGACGCTCGACATCAAGGACAACGAGgtcaccatcatcaaccgTTACGACTTTATCTCTCTCGACCACCTCACCGCCACCTGGCACattgtcgccgacggcatgGTCATCGGCGGTGACCAAGAAGTCGACATCCCCAAGG GCATCAAGCCGCACACCGAAGCCCTCCTCAAGATCAAGGGCCTGCCCAAGAACCTCACCGCCGAGGCCTACCTGCACATCGacttcgccctcgcccacgacacGAACTgggccaaggccggccaCCGCGTCGCCTTTGGCCAGCTCCCGCTCTCCAAACCCCCATCCATGGCCGCaatcctctcctccctctccaacCCCTTCGTCGACCCCGTCCCGCACGTCACGcaggcctcgccctcgctcCTCGCCATCACCTCCTCCACGGGCCGGTCGACCTGGTCCCTCGACCTCCAGCTCGGCACAATCACGTCGTGGCGCaaggccgcccgcccgcacctcgagctcctgACCGAGCCCCCGTACATGGACTTCTACCGCGCCCTCACCGACAACGACCGCGGCGGCCGCTTCGGCCAGAACTGGCAggaccgccgcctccaccagACGCGCCACTCGGTCAAGCGCGTCGCCTGGCGCAAGGAGAagcgcggcctcgtcgtcgacgtccacTCGCGCATCGCCCCGCCCGTCCTCGCCTGGGCCGTCGACACCTGGACCACCTTCACCTTCCACGGGGAGGCCGTCTACATCAAGGTCAAGGGCAAGCCCAACGGGCCCCTGCTGCCGGACACCTTTGCCCGCGTCGGGTTGACGCTCGGCCTCAGCggggtcgaggaggtcgcctGGTGGGGCCGCGGGCCCGGCGAGAGCTACCGCGACAAGAAGATGAGCCAGGCCTTTGGCAACTGGGCGCAgaccgtcgacgacctctttGTCGACTACGAGTTTCCCCAGGACGGGGGCAACAGGACCGACGTCCGCTGGGTCGAGTTCCGCGGCCGGCTGCCcgagggtgacgatgacaacggcggcgacgacggtaacggcaacgacaacggcaacgaGGAAAAGCCCGTCGAGCGCCTCATCCGCGCCCGCTTCGGCGACCTCGAAGGCGCGTCTTTCTCGGCCATGCATTACACGACAaccgacctcgacgagtgCACGCACCCGTACGAGCTGCACAAGCGCAAGAGGGAGGACACGATCGTCAGGCTCGACTGGGCGCACCACGGGCTGGGGACCGGGTCCTGCGGGCCGGCCACGCTGCCGCAGTATGAGCTGCGGACGAGAGACTTTGAATTCGAGCTTGTTCTGGACTAA
- a CDS encoding Putative major facilitator, sugar transporter, major facilitator superfamily, translating to MATLQDSKSHPEVEHDNTPFDEKAAAGEVKEINAASVALAAALEERPPNIWSPNMLKLYFILAIGYLVSTMNGFDSSLMGSQNAMPQYQKTFGLTGAGSTTGIVFMIYQVGQVASFPFCSPLADTYGRRVCIWVGCFIVLVGTAIQTPANTLGQFIAGRFVLGFGASLASAAGPAYIVELAHPKYRGTMAGAYNTFWWLGNILAGWTTYGTNEHLNNSWAWRIPTLVQAGMPAVVMCFIMFFPESPRWLISHDRAEEALAILAKYHGDGDASSPIVQLQYQEIVEDDRLTRDENPWWDMRELFNTRAARYRLAMVVLMAFFGQWSGNNVVSYFMPEMFKQAGITSDSTQLLLTAINPIFSLIAAIYGATLLDKLGRRFMMMAGLTGALASYVMLTAFTAESEKNQNLSYGVIVSIYLFGICFSWGFTPLQTLYAVECLENRTRAKGSAASFLFLNIAIIINTYGISVGIQKISWRLYLVFIIWICIELVIIYFWFVETSGKTLEELKSIFEAPNPRKESTKKTKVVVDGAGNVVNVGETTSSL from the exons ATGGCGACCCTTCAAGACTCCAAGTCTCACCCCGAGGTCGAGCATGACAACACCCCGTTCGACGaaaaggccgccgccggcgaggtcaaggagatcaaTGCCGCTTCTGTGGCTCTCGCGGCTGCTCTTGAAGAGCGGCCGCCTAACATCTGGTCGCCCAACATGTTGAAGCTGTacttcatcctcgccatcggctACTTGGTGTCGACCATGAACGGATTCG ACAGCTCTCTCATGGGAAGCCAGAACGCCATGCCCCAGTACCAAAAGACCTTCGGCCTCACAGGAGCCGGGTCGACCAccggcatcgtcttcatGATCTACCAGGTCGGCCAAGTCGCCAGCTTCCCCTTTTGCTCTCCGCTTGCGGATACGTACGGAAGGAGAGTGTGTATCTGGGTGGGATGCTTcattgtcctcgtcggcaccgCTATTCAGACCCCGGCCAACACCCTCGGCCAGTTCATCGCGGGCcgcttcgtcctcggcttcggtGCCTCGttggcctccgccgccgggcccgCCTACATCGTCGAGCTGGCGCACCCTAAGTACAGAGGAACCATGGCCGGCGCCTACA ACACCTTTTGGTGGCTCGGCAACATCCTCGCCGGGTGGACCACCTACGGAACGAACGAGCATCTCAATAACAGTTGGGCGTGGCGCATCCCTACCCTCGTTCAGGCTGGCAtgcccgccgtcgtcatgtGCTTCATCATGTTCTTCCCCGAATCGCCCCGTTGGCTCATCTCCCACGACCGCGCCGAAGAGGCCCTTGCCATCCTCGCAAAGTACcacggtgacggcgacgccagCTCGCCCATCGTTCAACTTCAATATCAGGAAATTGTTGAGGACGACCGCCTCACGAGAGACGAGAACCCGTGGTGGGACATGCGCGAGCTGTTCAACACCAGGGCGGCCCGCTACCGGCTCGCCATGGTGGTTTTGATGGCCTTTTTCGGCCAGTGGAGTGGAAACAACGTCGTGTCTTACTTCATG CCGGAGATGTTTAAGCAAGCGGGAATCACGAGCGACAGCACCCAACTTTTGCTCACGGCTATCAACCCCATCTTCAGTCTCATTGCAGCCATCTACGGTGCTACTCTGCTCGATAAGCTGGGCAGGAGATTTATGATGATGGCTGGCCTTACCGGCGCTCTCGCCTCATACGTCATGCTGACCGCCTTCACTGCCGAGTCCGAGAAGAACCAAAACCTGTCATATGGTGTTATTGTGTCTATCTACCTCTTCGGCATCTGCTTTTCCTGGGGTTTTACACCGTTGCAGACACTGTACGCTGTCGAGTGCCTTGAGAACCGAACCCGTGCCAAAGGTTCCGCGGCGTCGTTTCTCTTCTTGAACATCGCCATCATTATCAACACCTATGGCATCAGCGTCGGAATTCAAAAGATTTCTTGGCGTCTCTACTTGGTTTTTATAATTTGGATCTGTATCGAACTTGTAATTATCTATTTTTGGTTCGTGGAGACCAGTGGAAAGACTTTGGAGGAGCTCAAGTCGATTTTCGAGGCACCCAACCCGAGAAAGGAATCTACAAAGAAGACCAAGGTTGTGGTCGATGGGGCTGGAAACGTTGTAAACGTTGGAGAGACTACGTCTAGCCTGTAG
- a CDS encoding Putative Cellulose-binding domain, fungal, WD40/YVTN repeat-like-containing domain superfamily gives MKYANLLLAALAVPIQAAFTWKSVKTGAGGGFVPSIVFHPTTKGVAYARTDIGGLYRLNADDSWTAVTDANEFASDSKWSRWGVDALALDPQDDKKVFIAVGTYTNSWDPNNGEIARSSDRGQTWQFASLPFKVGGNMPGRGNGERLAVDPKNSNIVYFGARSGNGLWKSTNGGASFSKVSSFTAVGTFRAGPAGDEYSGDIQGLNFVTFDPTSALVGGATSRIFVGVAENATSSIYVSNDAGSTWSAVAGQPGRYFPHKGRIQPAEKALYISYSDGTGPYDGSSGAVWRYDIAAGTWKDITPVAPGPDLYHGFGGLSVDLQKPGTLIVASLNSWWPDAKLFRSTDSGNTWKPIWTWGTDGNQNLSYVQTSPKAPWIKTNFLDVDTKDLGWMIESLEIDPTDSNHWLWGTGLTIFGGRDLTNWDTGAKVNIQSLADGIEEMSIQDLASAPGGSELLAATYDNNGFTYKTRSSLDVSPQTTWTTPMWASAVGVDYAGNKPANVVRIGNVAGTQQLAVSSDGGGGWYINYAAGTTQYGGSVAYSADADIILWSTATLGVQRSANQGSLAVVASIPAGAVIASDKRNNTVFYGGSGGSFYRSTNGGATFATAGSLGSASEIRHVEAHPVKAGDVWVSTNVGIFHSTDYGSTFTLVSTTLTNTNKVALGKGSGSNWNVYAFGTGPAGRRLYGSADLGASWTDLQGTQSFGAIDSAKLAGSGNEENLVYVGTNGRGAFYASGVIGSSGGGQTSTAPTSSSRPSSSSSSSNTSPAPVTSSTSSVRTTLVTSTSTIRISSSSAVRTSTSSAPASTATNLAKQFEQCAGGPNWNGPTQCVPPFVCKYANEWYSQCV, from the exons ATGAAGTACGCCAACCTCCTTCTGGCAGCCCTCGCGGTTCCAATCCAGGCCGCCTTCACATGGAAGAGTGTGAAAACGGGTGCTGGTGGCGGATTTGTGCCTTCCATT GTTTTCCATCCTACTACCAAGGGCGTCGCCTACGCCAGGACCGACATCGGCGGTCTCTACCGCCTCAACGCGGACGACTCGTGGACTGCTGTGACCGACGCCAACGAGTTCGCTTCGGACTCTAAGTGGTCGAGATGGGGCGTAGACGCGCTTGCGTTGGATCCGCAAGACGACAAGAAGGTCTTCATCGCGGTGGGAACCTACACCAACAGCTG GGACCCGAACAACGGAGAGATTGCACGCAGTTCAGACCGAGGACAGACGTGGCAGTTCGCAAGCCTCCCTTTTAAG GTTGGCGGAAACATGCCGGGAAGAGGAAATGGGGAGCGTCTTGCCGTTGACCCCAAGAACTCCAACATCGTCTACTTCGGCGCCCGAAGTGGCAACGGGCTCTGGAAGAGCACCAACGGAG GCGCAAGCTTTTCCAAGGTCTCCTccttcaccgccgtcggcacgTTCCGCGCTGGCCCTGCCGGCGACGAGTACAGCGGTGACATCCAGGGCCTTAACTTCGTCACCTTCGACCCTACCTCTGCTCTCGTGGGTGGTGCCACGTCCCGTATTTTCGTCGGCGTTGCCGAGAACGCCACGTCTTCTATCTACGTCTCCAACGACGCTGGCTCTACTTGGTCTGCTGTCGCCGGCCAGCCTGGCCGATACTTCCCTCACAAGGGAAGGATTCAGCCGGCCGAAAAGGCTCTCTACATAAGCTACTCTGACGGCACCGGCCCTTATGATGGCTCTTCTGGTGCTGTCTGGAGATACGACATTGCTGCCGGGACTTGGAAGGATATCACCCCTGTTGCCCCTGGTCCGGACTTGTACCACGGTTTTG GCGGGCTGAGTGTGGACTTGCAAAAGCCCGGCACCCTGATCGTTGCCTCCCTGAACAGCTGGTGGCCCGATGCAAAGCTCTTCAGATCGACCGACTCTGGTAACACATGGAAGCCAATCTGGACCTGGGGCACCGACGGCAACCAGAACCTGAGCTACGTCCAGACTTCTCCAAAG GCGCCCTGGATCAAGACCaacttcctcgacgtcgacaccAAGGACCTGGGTTGGATGATCGAGTCCCTCGAGATCGACCCTACCGACTCCAACCACTGGCTGTGGGGAACCGGACTTACCATCttcggcggccgagacctgACCAACTGGGACACGGGAGCCAAGGTGAACATCCAGTCCCTGGCAGACGGCATCGAGGAGATGTCCATTCAGGACCTCGCCAGCGCCCCCGGCGGGTCGGAGCTTCTCGCCGCCACTTACGATAACAACGGCTTCACCTACAAGACGCGCAGCAGCCTCGACGTCTCGCCCCAGACCACCTGGACGACCCCGATGTGGGCAAGCGCCGTGGGCGTCGACTACGCCGGGAACAAGCCTGCGAACGTAGTCAGAATTGGGAATGTTGCCGGAACCCAGCAGCTGGCGGTGAGctccgacggcggcggtggctggTACATCAACTACGCCGCAGGAACCACCCAGTACGGTGGATCGGTGGCTTATTCGGCGGACGCTGACATCATCCTCTGGTCGACGGCAACCCTCGGCGTGCAGCGGAGCGCCAACCAGggctccctcgccgtcgtcgccagcatccccgccggcgccgtcatcgccagcGATAAGCGCAACAACACCGTCTTCTACGGCGGCTCAGGCGGCAGCTTCTACCGCTccaccaacggcggcgcgaCCTTTGCCACCGCGGGATCCCTCGGCTCCGCTTCCGAGATCCGTCACGTCGAGGCGCACcccgtcaaggccggcgacgtctgGGTCTCGACCAACGTCGGCATCTTCCACAGCACCGACTACGGCTCCACCTTCACCCTGGTCTCCACGACGCTGACGAACACCAACAaggtcgccctcggcaagggCTCCGGCTCCAACTGGAACGTCTACGCCTTCGGCACCGGCCCCGCGGGCCGACGGCTCTACGGCagcgccgacctcggcgcgTCCTGGACGGACCTCCAGGGCACCCAGAGcttcggcgccatcgacagCGCCAAGCTCGCCGGCTCCGGAAACGAGGAGAACCTGGTGTACGTCGGCACCAACGGCCGCGGCGCCTTCTACGCCTCGGGCGTCATCGGCTCttccggcggcgggcagaCCTCTACGGCCCCGACGTCTTCCAGCAGGccgtccagcagcagcagcagcagcaacacctCGCCGGCCCCTGTGACCTCATCGACTTCGTCGGTCAGGACCACCCTGGTGACCTCTACTTCCACGATCCGcatctcctccagctccGCGGTCCGCACCTCCACGAGCTCTGCCCCGGCTTCCACGGCGACCAACCTGGCGAAGCAGTTTGAGCAGTGTGCCGGCGGGCCGAACTGGAACGGCCCGACGCAGTGCGTGCCGCCGTTTGTCTGCAAGTACGCGAACGAGTGGTACTCTCAGTGCGTGTAA